From a region of the Neodiprion fabricii isolate iyNeoFabr1 chromosome 7, iyNeoFabr1.1, whole genome shotgun sequence genome:
- the LOC124186839 gene encoding DNA polymerase epsilon subunit 2, which yields MENERLIKTVQTAFKLSGLNINRKCCLHLARQLRNIDAAEHEHWICRIVEYVLAQDLVEPCVSVDHIKVALKECFRPSNSLQETETILNVLDGFRVPKIKYDVTNKKFVIEQSVPNLFSEPVDKSLVIKERLELLWHRTMQNELFAPVKFGEVDTVRVKLRQIEYLLSLSEAKDVYVIGMLAQLTERQYYLEDASGYVKIDLSQADYQAHLITEGCVVLVRGDYEDRVLVVKTIGFPPFETSTESRARFGTANTFGGHHPVSLKTSEKLRNFEENNPDEMIVFISELWVDDQIVLEKLKLMLEEFSNFPPVAFVICGNFLSFPPNVTSSQKLKEGFNRLADIIAGYPEIVQNSKFVLIPGPHDPGAPRIFPRAPIPGYVVEDFIKAIPKTVLATNPCRIQYCTKEIVVFREDILTKLCRNTLYLPDDADIPKDYAKSIISQSHLTPMALPTVPIYWKHDQALQLYPTPDLIVVADQFEPYNTEYNECFVVNPGVFSKNDFPFKVYIPGENKIEDSEMEKEDQS from the exons ATGGAAAATGAGAGGTTAATAAAAACCGTTCAAACAGCCTTCAAATTGTCTGGTCTGAACATAAACAG GAAATGCTGTCTTCATTTAGCGCGTCAATTGCGAAATATTGATGCAGCGGAGCACGAGCACTGGATATGTCGAATAGTCGAGTATGTCCTGGCACAGGATTTAGTTGAGCCATGCGTTAGTGTGGATCACATAAAGGTGGCTCTCAAGGAGTGCTTTAGACCAAGCAATAGTCTCCAAGAGACTGAAACAATCCTGAACGTTCTCGACGGTTTCAGAGTACCAAAGATAAAATACGATGTCACGAACAAGAAATTTGTCATCGAGCAGAGCGTTCCCAATTTGTTTTCAGAACCTGTCGATAAATCTCTGGTAATCAAGGAACGACTCGAGCTCCTATGGCACAGGACCATGCAGAATGAGCTCTTTGCTCCTGTCAAATTTGGTGAAGTGGACACAGTCAGAGTGAAGCTACGTCAAATAGAGTATCTACTAAGTCTCTCTGAGGCTAAAGATGTCTACGTTATAGGCATGTTAGCTCAGCTGACCGAAAGACAGTATTACCTGGAAGATGCAAGCGGATATGTCAAAATTGATCTCAGTCAAGCA gaCTATCAAGCACATCTTATAACCGAGGGTTGTGTAGTTCTGGTACGAGGAGACTACGAAGATAGGGTACTTGTCGTAAAAACCATAGGATTTCCACCGTTCGAGACATCGACAGAAAGTCGCGCGCGTTTCGGAACGGCGAACACCTTTGGTGGTCATCATCCAGTGTCGCTGAAAACATCGGagaagttgagaaattttgagGAGAACAACCCAGATGAGATGATTGTGTTCATATCTGAATTATGGGTCGACGACCAGATAGTACTTGAAAAACTCAAGCTCATGTTAGAggagttctcaaattttccCCCAGTGGCTTTTGTGATATGTGGGAATTTTCTAAGCTTTCCACCAAACGTAACCAGTTCACAGAAACTGAAGGAAGGCTTCAACAGATTGGCTGATATAATTGCAGGCTATCCAGAGATTGTTCAGAACAGTAAATTCGTCCTTATTCCTGGGCCACACGATCCTGGGGCACCAAGAATATTCCCAAGAGCACCCATACCTGGTTACGTAGTTGAGGATTTCATCAAGGCCATTCCTAAAACTGTTCTGGCAACAAATCCCTGTAGAATTCAGTACTGTACAAAGGAAATAGTAGTTTTCAGAGAAGATATTCTTACTAAGTTATGCAGGAACACTTTATACCTTCCCGACGATGCGGATATCCCCAAAGAC tatgCCAAATCGATAATCTCGCAATCCCACTTGACCCCTATGGCCCTACCTACAGTGCCTATTTACTGGAAGCACGATCAAGCGTTACAGCTTTATCCAACGCCAGATCTCATAGTCGTGGCTGATCAGTTTGAGCCTTACAACACTGAGTACAACGAATGTTTTGTTGTAAATCCAGGagtgttttcgaaaaatgattttccatTCAAAGTCTACATACcaggagaaaataaaatcgaagaTTCTGAGATGGAAAAAGAAGATCAGAGCTAA
- the LOC124186036 gene encoding THAP domain-containing protein 2-like, which produces MVSCAACGYSKTRKRRDERITFHVFPKRPDRRDAWIRFMGRADYKPTPYSRLCSQHFTDSCFDRASTARVQLNNDAIPTIGISRLKYARMMQDEITERYLSPTTDSEDSDVPIADKIPLSNSEVSLKQIEVYNGQKPGSSRITLVKLDPRTAAELKKNLKSVLKAPLSTPAPSVSLEKPNTVINHAADSGEEVTLLKQKINEMENVDKLKTRKIQNLQNIIGKQRRKIDSLNKLFSDLKELYNSTRTKSGVTKNGHGV; this is translated from the exons ATGGTAAGCTGTGCCGCCTGTGGATATTCGAAAACGCGTAAGAGAAGGGATGAGCGGATCACTTTCCATGT GTTTCCAAAACGTCCGGACAGGCGGGATGCCTGGATCAGGTTTATGGGCCGAGCTGACTACAAACCAACACCGTACAGCAGACTCTGTTCTCAACATTTTACTGATAGTTGCTTTGATCGTGCTTCTACAGCGAGAGTGCAACTCAACAATGATGCTATACCGACAATTGGAATCAGCAGGCTGAAATAT GCTCGGATGATGCAGGATGAAATTACTGAGCGATACTTGTCCCCTACAACAGACAGTGAAGACTCAGATGTCCCTATTGCTGACAAAATTCCATTGTCTAATTCAGAAGTCTCATTGAAACAGATTGAAGTCTATAATGGTCAAAAACCTGGTTCGAGCAGAATAACCCTGGTGAAATTGGATCCACGTACAGCTGCGGAActgaaaaaaaacctcaaaTCCGTACTGAAAGCACCTTTGAGTACTCCTGCCCCCTCAGTATCGTTAGAGAAACCAAACACCGTGATTAATCATGCTGCTGACAGTGGTGAAGAGGTAACTTTGCTCAAgcagaaaattaatgaaatggAGAATGTGGACAAACTAAAGACTCGCAAGATTCAGAACCTGCAGAATATCATTGGTAAACAGAGGAGGAAAATCGATTCACTCAATAAACTCTTCAGTGATCTTAAAGAACTCTACAACTCAACTAGGACAAAAAGTGGAGTGACAAAAAATGGACATGGGGTGTAG
- the LOC124186033 gene encoding ribosome biogenesis regulatory protein homolog — MDIVSQVLEKAAQDERLRTTEVQKHLEVEIDEGSLLAVDYNSFDTEKIKTNREDYFKQLTRDNVQLLINRIWELPTKRVDEAVVATLPKPRFVLPRTHRLPKPKPLTKWQQFAKEKGIKSNRKRKSKVTWDEQLQKWIPNYGYKRTQAESEKNWLVEVSDHADPTLDHLSLKTTAKQEKRSKNELQRLRNLAKAKNVKVPRVGIPSSDYYQDTRQIATAVTVARSSTASVGKFQNRLPKEKDAKNIKEMVPGSKKNKQPMFKPGEEVKQNLGFVDKILSKRPAISFVSNPSEFPNRQTDDESPRPKKRSKISKKGGKKPKGGKGKRDMHTKVGGRKRRQKN, encoded by the exons ATGGACATAGTATCGCAGGTCCTCGAAAAAGCCGCTCAGGATGAACGCCTGCGGACAACAGAGGTGCAAAAGCACTTGGAGGTGGAAATAGACGAAGGCTCGCTGCTCGCGGTCGACTACAACTCGTTCGACACTGAGAAAATCAA GACCAACAGGGAGGATTACTTCAAGCAATTGACTAGGGACAACGTCCAGTTGTTGATAAATCGGATTTGGGAACTGCCGACAAAGCGTGTGGACGAAGCGGTCGTAGCAACGCTGCCGAAACCTAGATTCGTACTTCCCAGAACACATCGACTACCAAAGCCTAAGCCCCTGACAAAGTGGCAACAGTTCGCCAAGGAGAAGGGCATCAAGAGTAACAGAAAACGAAAGTCAAAAGTTACATGGGACGAGCAGTTGCAG AAATGGATTCCAAACTACGGTTACAAACGAACGCAGGCAGAATCTGAAAAGAATTGGCTGGTCGAAGTCAGTGACCATGCAGATCCAACTCTCGACCACCTATCGCTGAAGACAACAGCAAAACAGGAGAAGCGCAGCAAAAATGAACTCCAGAGACTAAGGAACTTGGCCAAAGCGAAGAATGTGAAGGTTCCTCGCGTTGGTATACCGAGCTCTGATTACTATCAAGATACACGTCAAATAGCGACTGCCGTCACTGTTGCCAGATCGTCTACGGCGTCAGTCGGTAAATTCCAAAACAG ACTTCCCAAGGAAAAGGATGCAAAGAACATCAAAGAAATGGTGCCGggatcaaagaaaaataaacaaccaATGTTCAAACCTGGAGAGGAGGTGAAACAGAACCTGGGTTTTGTGGATAAAATCTTATCTAAAAGACCAGCGATCTCGTTTGTTTCAAACCCCTCTGA ATTCCCAAACCGGCAGACGGACGACGAATCGCCAAGGCCAAAGAAGAGGAGTAAAATCAGTAAGAAGGGTGGCAAGAAGCCGAAAGGAGGCAAGGGAAAGCGAGATATGCACACCAAAGTGGGTGGAAGAAAACGAcggcaaaaaaattga